A stretch of the Streptomyces sp. WMMB303 genome encodes the following:
- a CDS encoding dicarboxylate/amino acid:cation symporter translates to MTSSSPSSPSSSSSSPSSASAADATPPERTARIPKVPFWAQILLGLVLGVVLGWAARNWDVAWLGTTLTKIGEIFVQLLKLAVAPLVFFAITISITNLRNVHNAARLATRTLLWFMATSLIAVAIGLAIGLVTNPGSGTGLSAADAAKPDTQGSWLDFLTGIIPTDVITPFTELKVLQIVFMAIVVGIAALKLGEKAEPILTLGESVLALLQKALWWIIRLAPIGTIGLIGTAIRDYGWDLIGSYATFTADIYIGCALVLFGVYPLLLSTVAKVNPLQFFRGAWPAIQLAFVSRSSVGTMPLTQKVTERLGVPKEYASFAVPFGSTTKMDGCASIYPAIAAIFVGEFFHVDMGIKEYLLIVFVSVIGSAATAGLTGATVMLTLTLSTLGLPLEGVGLLLAIDPILDMMRTATNVAGQAVIPVLVSARERILDREAFAAARSFSIEEADSGAEARVPGQREPATAS, encoded by the coding sequence GTGACCTCGTCGTCCCCGTCGTCCCCCTCGTCGTCTTCGTCGTCCCCCTCGTCGGCGTCCGCCGCCGACGCCACCCCACCCGAACGCACCGCGCGCATACCCAAGGTGCCGTTCTGGGCGCAGATCCTGCTCGGCCTCGTCCTCGGCGTGGTCCTGGGGTGGGCCGCCCGCAACTGGGACGTGGCCTGGCTCGGCACCACCCTCACCAAAATCGGTGAGATCTTCGTCCAGCTGCTGAAGCTGGCCGTCGCGCCGCTGGTCTTCTTCGCGATCACCATCTCGATCACCAACCTGCGCAACGTGCACAACGCGGCGCGGCTGGCCACCCGCACCCTGCTCTGGTTCATGGCGACCTCGCTGATCGCCGTGGCGATCGGGCTGGCCATCGGCCTGGTCACCAACCCGGGCTCCGGTACCGGCCTCTCGGCCGCGGACGCCGCCAAGCCGGACACCCAGGGCTCCTGGCTGGACTTCCTCACCGGGATCATCCCGACCGACGTGATCACGCCGTTCACCGAACTGAAGGTGCTCCAGATCGTCTTCATGGCGATCGTCGTCGGTATCGCCGCGCTCAAGCTCGGCGAGAAGGCCGAACCCATCCTCACCCTCGGCGAGTCCGTACTGGCGCTGCTCCAGAAGGCGCTGTGGTGGATCATCCGGCTGGCCCCGATCGGCACCATCGGCCTGATCGGTACCGCCATCAGGGACTACGGCTGGGACCTGATCGGCAGCTACGCGACCTTCACCGCGGACATCTACATCGGCTGCGCACTGGTGCTCTTCGGCGTCTACCCGCTGCTGCTCTCCACCGTCGCCAAGGTCAACCCGCTGCAGTTCTTCCGGGGCGCCTGGCCCGCCATCCAGCTCGCGTTCGTCTCCCGCTCCTCGGTCGGCACCATGCCGCTCACCCAGAAGGTGACCGAGCGGCTCGGGGTGCCCAAGGAGTACGCGTCCTTCGCGGTGCCGTTCGGCTCGACGACCAAGATGGACGGCTGCGCCTCCATCTACCCGGCCATCGCGGCGATCTTCGTGGGCGAGTTCTTCCACGTCGACATGGGCATCAAGGAGTACCTGCTGATCGTCTTCGTCTCGGTCATCGGTTCGGCCGCCACCGCGGGCCTCACCGGTGCGACCGTGATGCTGACCCTCACCCTCTCCACCCTCGGCCTCCCGCTGGAGGGCGTCGGGCTGCTGCTGGCCATCGACCCGATCCTGGACATGATGCGCACGGCGACCAACGTCGCGGGCCAGGCCGTCATCCCGGTCCTGGTCTCGGCCCGGGAGAGGATCCTGGACCGGGAGGCGTTCGCCGCGGCGCGCAGCTTCTCGATCGAGGAGGCCGACAGCGGCGCCGAGGCCCGGGTGCCGGGTCAGCGGGAACCGGCCACCGCGAGCTGA
- a CDS encoding DUF4229 domain-containing protein, whose translation MSSSTSHATLRYTTMRLGIFVGCLVVVGLLTHFGVIPSGIGDSNPIWVVLLALIVSAPLSYVLLRNQRAAMSEQVVHGVSRAKERLAANQSQEDEPQATPSQASSQAEPGAGSA comes from the coding sequence GTGAGCAGCAGCACTTCGCACGCGACGCTCCGCTACACCACCATGCGGCTCGGCATCTTCGTCGGCTGCCTGGTCGTCGTGGGACTGCTGACGCACTTCGGCGTCATCCCCTCCGGAATCGGCGACTCGAACCCGATCTGGGTGGTGCTCCTGGCACTCATCGTCTCCGCGCCGCTCAGCTATGTGCTGCTGCGCAATCAGCGGGCCGCGATGTCCGAGCAGGTCGTCCACGGCGTGAGCCGGGCGAAGGAGCGGTTGGCGGCCAACCAGAGCCAGGAGGACGAGCCGCAGGCGACGCCGTCGCAGGCGTCGTCGCAGGCCGAGCCGGGGGCGGGCTCGGCGTGA
- a CDS encoding Lrp/AsnC family transcriptional regulator: protein MDAVDRQLIQALRENGRASYAELGRLVGLSGPSVTDRINRLEAAGVITGYRATVDASSLGLGVTALIGIQLSDATDHEEVATRLRDLQEVEDCWFIAGDDSYMLKVRAGDVDDLERTIRRLSGTKGVSRTRTTIVLSTKWENRVGELPEE from the coding sequence ATGGACGCGGTGGACAGGCAGCTCATCCAGGCGCTGCGGGAGAACGGCAGAGCCTCCTACGCCGAACTGGGGCGGCTGGTGGGTCTGTCGGGGCCGAGTGTCACCGACCGGATCAACCGGCTGGAGGCCGCCGGGGTGATCACCGGGTACCGCGCGACGGTCGACGCCTCCTCCCTCGGGCTGGGTGTGACCGCGCTGATCGGTATCCAGCTCTCCGACGCCACCGACCACGAGGAGGTGGCCACCCGGCTGCGGGACCTGCAGGAGGTGGAGGACTGCTGGTTCATCGCGGGCGACGACTCCTACATGCTCAAGGTGCGAGCCGGTGACGTGGACGACCTGGAACGCACCATCCGCCGGTTGTCGGGCACCAAGGGCGTCTCGCGGACGCGGACGACGATCGTGCTGTCGACCAAGTGGGAGAACCGGGTCGGTGAGCTGCCCGAGGAGTAG
- a CDS encoding UbiX family flavin prenyltransferase encodes MARVPWVVGVSGASGTPYAAAVVRALLEAGEDVDLVVSRASRLTILDETGHPFRDAHAQEDLRRWLARGADGSPDAFATDPGRVRHWPPGDLAAGPSSGSYPVRGMLVVPASTACVAGVALGLSKDLLQRAASVTLKERRPLVVAVRETPLNGPTLRHLVTLDEAGAVVLPASPAFYAGARHIQDLVDFVAGRVLDAAGVEHKLYRRWEGHLGSGADGSDRDAGGTGPGGTGPMP; translated from the coding sequence ATGGCACGGGTCCCCTGGGTGGTGGGTGTCTCCGGGGCGTCCGGAACGCCCTACGCGGCGGCGGTCGTCCGGGCGCTGCTGGAGGCGGGCGAGGACGTCGACCTCGTCGTCAGCCGCGCCTCCCGGTTGACGATCCTCGACGAGACGGGGCACCCCTTCCGCGACGCCCATGCGCAGGAGGACCTGCGCCGCTGGCTGGCCCGGGGCGCCGACGGCAGCCCGGACGCGTTCGCGACGGACCCCGGCCGGGTGCGGCACTGGCCCCCGGGCGACCTGGCAGCCGGGCCCTCGTCCGGTTCGTACCCGGTGCGGGGCATGCTGGTGGTGCCGGCGAGCACCGCGTGTGTCGCGGGGGTGGCGCTGGGGCTCTCCAAGGACCTGCTGCAGCGTGCGGCCAGTGTGACGCTCAAGGAGCGCCGCCCGCTGGTCGTCGCCGTACGGGAGACGCCGCTGAACGGCCCGACACTGCGCCATCTGGTGACGCTGGACGAGGCGGGCGCTGTGGTGCTGCCCGCGTCCCCGGCCTTCTACGCGGGGGCCCGGCACATCCAGGACCTCGTCGACTTCGTCGCGGGGCGGGTGCTGGACGCGGCCGGGGTGGAGCACAAGCTCTACCGCCGCTGGGAGGGGCATCTGGGGAGCGGGGCGGACGGAAGCGACCGGGATGCGGGAGGCACCGGCCCGGGCGGTACGGGCCCGATGCCTTAG